A single genomic interval of Deltaproteobacteria bacterium harbors:
- the queF gene encoding NADPH-dependent 7-cyano-7-deazaguanine reductase QueF, which produces MKYGEEAILRNQLKVWENSFPDKDYKIHIEFSEFTCLCPHSGYPDFATIKIAYIPDRHVVELKSLKLFLNKYRACYISHENATNEIFDALYNILKPKYLQVVGDFNPRGNVKTTVEVNSEMLRRKDE; this is translated from the coding sequence ATGAAATACGGAGAAGAAGCCATCTTGCGAAACCAATTAAAAGTTTGGGAAAATAGTTTTCCAGACAAAGATTATAAGATCCATATAGAGTTTTCTGAGTTTACCTGTTTGTGTCCTCATTCCGGTTATCCGGATTTTGCTACTATAAAGATAGCCTATATCCCGGATAGACATGTGGTTGAACTGAAATCTCTGAAATTATTTTTAAATAAATACAGGGCATGTTATATTTCTCATGAAAATGCAACAAATGAGATATTTGACGCTTTGTATAATATTTTAAAGCCTAAGTACCTGCAAGTGGTGGGGGATTTTAATCCTCGGGGGAATGTAAAAACAACAGTTGAAGTAAACAGTGAAATGCTAAGGAGAAAAGATGAATGA